TAAGGAAGGCCATAGTTTGTTCAACCTCATGTTCAAACAGATGGAGGAAGCACGCGAGCATATACATTTGCTCTACTATATTTTGAATGACGATGATTTAGGGAAACAGCTCATTCAACTGTTGACGAAGAAGGCAAAGGAGGGCGTCGAGGTTCGATTGCTCTATGATGCGGTAGGTTCTTCTGGTGTCTCATCCCGGTTTCTGCGCCCACTGGTAGAAGCAGGGGGGGAAGTCGCCTCCTTTTTCCCGGCGAAGATTCCGTTCCTGAATTTTCGGGTCAACTTCAGGAATCATCGCAAGCTGACGATTATCGATGGCAAGATTGGCTATATCGGAGGCTTCAACATCGGGGATGAATACTTGGGCAAGGATAAGAAGCTGGGGTATTGGCGTGACACCCATCTGCTGATAGAGGGAAGAGCGGTGTACATGCTGCAAGCACGCTTTTTCCTGGACTGGAATTTGTCTGCACCGAAAAGAATGCATGAGTCACTCGTGTATTTTCCAGAAATCCATGAGGCCGAGGGCACGATTGGCGTTCAGATTGTATCGAGCGGACCAAACTCGGAAAAAGAGCAAATTAAGCATGCTTTTTTGAAGATGATTTACAAGGCACGGAAGAAGATTTACTTGCAGACGCCGTATTTCGTTCCCGATGAAAGTATGCTGACCGCACTAAAAATGGCGGCAATGTCTGGGGTAGATGTGCGGGTCATGGTCCCAGGAAAACCTGATAATTTGATGGTGTTCTGGGCGACGCATTCTTATCTTGGTGATTTGTTAAAGAGCGGTGTGCGCTGTTTCCTCTACGAAAAAGGCTTTATGCACGCCAAAACAATCGTGGTTGATACCCAGTTGTCGTCTGTGGGAACGGCCAATGTCGATATTCGCAGCTTCAAGCTGAATTTCGAGACGAATGCGTTTATGTACGATTCGAAAATGGCAGAGGAGCTGGAGGAACTGTTTGTCTCCGATCTGGCTGATTGCCGGGAAATGACATTGGGAGAATATGTGAACCGACCGCTGCGTTTGCGCTTGCTGGAATCGTTGACGAGGTTGTTGTCTCCACTTTTATAATAGCGGGACTGAAAAGCAAAAGAGGACCTGTTAGCCTATGTGAACAAACACGGGCTGGCAGGTCCTTTACTATTTACGCTTTATGCGGTACCGTGCGTGACACCCATCTCCGTCAAGTATTGACGGTAAGCGATGCTCGCACGATCGCATTTTAAGGACAGCTCTATTTGCAGATCG
This genomic stretch from Brevibacillus sp. DP1.3A harbors:
- the cls gene encoding cardiolipin synthase codes for the protein MAMSEKIFAIITIGNLILAAVLIFMERRNIAATWAWLMVLLFLPGIGFIVYLIFGHKLSKKKLYRLKEGEFSHFRAAVDRQKQLLAHGELQVNDPEMERHRDMIFMNVVSDGAYYTQDNTIQVFKEGHSLFNLMFKQMEEAREHIHLLYYILNDDDLGKQLIQLLTKKAKEGVEVRLLYDAVGSSGVSSRFLRPLVEAGGEVASFFPAKIPFLNFRVNFRNHRKLTIIDGKIGYIGGFNIGDEYLGKDKKLGYWRDTHLLIEGRAVYMLQARFFLDWNLSAPKRMHESLVYFPEIHEAEGTIGVQIVSSGPNSEKEQIKHAFLKMIYKARKKIYLQTPYFVPDESMLTALKMAAMSGVDVRVMVPGKPDNLMVFWATHSYLGDLLKSGVRCFLYEKGFMHAKTIVVDTQLSSVGTANVDIRSFKLNFETNAFMYDSKMAEELEELFVSDLADCREMTLGEYVNRPLRLRLLESLTRLLSPLL